A single region of the Fusarium keratoplasticum isolate Fu6.1 chromosome 7, whole genome shotgun sequence genome encodes:
- a CDS encoding C3H1-type domain-containing protein: protein MSNAQDSSNSKEDLAVQIQKWNEQDNGRHSWLRVGYPMLQQTVEASEEEKRRLKEANDQLTAQNRDLKNHLKAQQKEKDPYVAVLVDGDGAKFQDSFLQDPEEGATNAALAIRQHVAEYVKDTDLSSDITIFARVFANVKDLAHSLRLSGIVSYEDKFLKFVTNFTNARAEFDFVDVGSGKENADCKIRRMLKYYHDDVRCKKIFFVACHDAGYAHDLRPYIDDQGSRLVLVETTPAAARIKKLGLPIITFDNVFRSGLLQNETRVIPQSPPKQITSPSPPPRAQPPAATTTVTATTTTIRSGNGGISTKYKGSYAAAGGTGNHQNIDVGTTKAKALKVMEFNQDNVRLDPPARMPGNTPAQDSYKRKLAEARNQAFCNGHYLSGTCSWGPQCTREHDTKLTADEMVIHRYKARSCPCFVGPGCPDFACPMSHHCPQDPFCTRGNECKFKNTPKFGDMHLTKAGMRPVKRWTEGCEFPEPIVT, encoded by the exons ATGTCCAATGCTCAGGATAGTTCCAATTCCAAGGAGGATCTGGCTGTCCAGATCCAGAAATGGAATGAGCAGGATAATGGAAGGCATTCATGGCTACGAGTAGGCTATCCT ATGCTACAGCAGACGGTGGAGGcctctgaggaggagaagcgccGCCTGAAGGAGGCAAATGATCAGCTCACGGCTCAGAATAGGGACTTGAAGAATCATTTG AAGGCGCagcaaaaagaaaaagatcCCTACGTCGCggtcctcgtcgacggcgacggcgcAAAGTTCCAGGACAGTTTCCTCCAAGACCCCGAAGAAGGTGCCACGAATGCCGCACTCGCGATCAGGCAACACGTTGCCGAATACGTCAAGGATACAGACCTGAGTAGTGATATAACCATCTTTGCCCGGGTTTTTGCCAATGTCAAGGATCTCGCTCACTCTCTCCGCCTCTCGGGAATTGTCAGCTACGAAGATAAATTTTTGAAATTTGTTACAAACTTCACCAATGCTCGTGCCGAGTTTGATTTCGTCGACGTCGGATCTGGCAAGGAGAATGCCGACTGCAAGATACGAC GAATGCTGAAATACTATCACGATGATGTTCGTTGCAAGAAGATATTCTTTGTCGCCTGCCATGACGCCGGATATGCACATGATCTACGGCCGTATATCGACGACCAGGGGAGCCGTCTCGTACTTGTCGAGACCACCCCCGCAGCAGCAAGAatcaagaagctcggtcTTCCCATTATAACTTTTGACAATGTATTCCGCAGCGGTCTGCTTCAGAACGAGACCAGGGTTATTCCCCAATCTCCGCCCAAGCAGATTacttctccatcacctccgcCTCGTGCTCAGCCGCCGGCTGCAACGACGACAGTCACGGCGACCACGACGACAATCAGATCGGGTAATGGAGGTATATCCACCAAGTATAAGGGGAGCTATGCTGCGGCTGGTGGCACCGGAAACCACCAGAATATTGATGTCGGTACGACCAAGGCGAAAGCACTCAAGGTCATGGAGTTCAACCAGGACAATGTACGCCTTGATCCGCCTGCCAGGATGCCGGGCAACACTCCAGCTCAAGATAGCTACAAACGAAAACTTGCAGAGGCAAGAAATCAAGCGTTTTGCAATGGTCACTATCTCAGCGGCACCTGCTCGTGGGGACCCCAATGCACCAGGGAGCATGACACGAAGCTCACCGCAGACGAGATGGTCATCCATCGCTACAAGGCACGCAGTTGCCCGTGCTTCGTCGGGCCTGGGTGCCCTGACTTTGCCTGCCCCATGAGCCACCATTGCCCGCAGGACCCGTTCTGTACACGGGGCAACGAGTGCAAGTTCAAGAACACCCCCAAGTTTGGCGACATGCATCTGACCAAGGCGGGTATGAGACCAGT GAAACGTTGGACTGAGGGTTGCGAGTTCCCAGAGCCGATAGTGACTTAG